From Hydractinia symbiolongicarpus strain clone_291-10 chromosome 11, HSymV2.1, whole genome shotgun sequence, the proteins below share one genomic window:
- the LOC130614123 gene encoding transmembrane protein 64-like, producing MITPGRSCPDLYTQPDAEDDLTMTKQKFIPNGHVASKHVESSAKKNKDLSLDLSEVSFTHPTPGQKCFGKKSDVERVLDSRCPCLQSKCLHLSGSLLLFLLVGAVLVFFFRHYLKDFLEWLENVNGWISGLLFIGMFTIVSFPMTWGYIVLNVAAGYLYGFLIGVVTVTVSVVVGVASSLIICRIFIRDFVQSKLQSEHLKAIIKVVESRRGFKVVVLTRLTPIPFGLQNGLFAITNMSVCKCLLASFIGLLPTQALNAYMGSTLRTMEDVVHHNSAGGYLILAIQVGISGFLMWYVIRRARYELNKACLPTTYDGLGTKQDYAMTPQPLQRTVSTNFFGHVYHPVPTSSVDDVSMGAEVSKKQGHKRAHSASAVLYAMEHNNDDL from the exons ATGATCACACCGGGGAGATCTTGTCCTGACTTGTACACACAACCAGATGCCGAGGATGACTTGACCATGACCAAGCAGAAATTTATACCAAATGGCCATGTTGCATCAAAACATGTAGAATCTAGTGCAAAAAAGAATAAAGACTTATCATTAGATCTTTCAGAAGTTAGTTTTACACATCCAACTCCTGGACAGAAATGTTTCGGTAAAAAATCGGACGTTGAACGTGTTCTTGATAGCAGATGTCCATGCCTGCAatcaaaatgtttacatttatcGGGTAGTTTGTTATTGTTTCTGCTGGTTGGAGCAGTGTTAGTATTCTTCTTCAGACATTACCTAAAAGACTTCCTTGAATGGTTAGAGAATGTGAATGGTTGGATTAGTGGGTTGCTTTTCATCGGCATGTTTACTATAGTCTCCTTTCCAATGACTTGGGGATATATTGTGTTAAATGTAGCAGCTGGATATCTGTATGGTTTCTTAATTGGCGTTGTAACTGTTACCGTCTCCGTAGTAGTTGGTGTAGCCTCCTCCCTAATTATATGTAGAATATTTATACGTGATTTTGTTCAATCAAAATTGCAGTCCGAACATTTGAAAGCTATCATTAAAGTGGTGGAGAGTAGACGAGGTTTTAAAGTGGTTGTATTGACTAGGTTAACACCGATCCCTTTTggtttgcaaaatggattatTTGCA attacAAACATGAGTGTATGTAAATGCTTGTTAGCTTCCTTTATTGGTCTTCTTCCAACACAAGCTTTGAATGCATATATGGGTTCCACCCTTCGAACGATGGAAGACGTTGTACACCATAACTCGGCAGGTGGTTACCTCATTCTAGCTATACAAGTTGGTATTAGTGGGTTTCTTATGTGGTATGTCATACGTAGAGCTAGGTACGAACTCAACAAAGCATGCTTACCTACAACCTATGATGGGCTGGGTACAAAGCAAGATTATGCCATGACACCGCAGCCTCTTCAAAGGACTGTTAGTACGAACTTTTTCGGCCATGTTTATCATCCGGTACCTACTTCTAGTGTTGATGATGTTTCCATGGGAGCCGAAGTTTCAAAGAAGCAAGGACATAAAAGGGCGCACTCGGCCTCTGCCGTGTTGTACGCCATGGAACACAACAATGACGACTTATAG